A stretch of the SAR202 cluster bacterium genome encodes the following:
- a CDS encoding J domain-containing protein, which yields MATTTKDYYAVLGVSRQATEKDSRQAFRKLARKYHPDLNSKDRDAEARFKEINEAYEVLSDPEKRKKYDKYGDQWKHADRIKAQRQSGEPFTWTHTTTGDPSEGFGDFNLEDLLGGYGDLFRRRGRPGRAAPRPVSSELTVEVTLEEAFTGTTRVVTLTNDAGTKWIEVTIPAGVKTGSTVRVKPAEGQELLLKIVVTPHERLTRVDDDLYTDVSVPMEDAILGGEAEVQTLKSKVRLKVPPYSQNGQKVRLSGLGMPKLGEPGTKGDLYVIVRPVMPRSLSPEELDTVRRLKELRSKRG from the coding sequence ATGGCCACGACAACGAAGGACTATTACGCCGTTCTGGGCGTTTCAAGGCAGGCTACCGAGAAGGACAGCCGGCAGGCATTCAGGAAGCTTGCGCGCAAGTACCACCCCGACCTTAACTCCAAGGACAGGGACGCAGAGGCCCGGTTCAAGGAGATCAATGAGGCCTACGAGGTGCTCTCCGACCCGGAGAAGCGCAAGAAGTACGACAAGTACGGCGACCAGTGGAAGCATGCCGACCGTATTAAGGCGCAGCGCCAGTCAGGTGAGCCGTTCACATGGACGCACACAACAACGGGCGACCCCTCTGAGGGGTTCGGCGATTTCAATCTCGAAGACCTGCTGGGCGGTTACGGCGACCTGTTCCGCCGCCGCGGACGGCCAGGGCGGGCGGCGCCGCGGCCCGTGAGCTCGGAGCTCACAGTCGAGGTGACGCTCGAAGAGGCGTTTACCGGGACAACCCGCGTAGTTACGCTCACAAATGACGCTGGGACAAAGTGGATTGAGGTCACGATTCCCGCGGGTGTCAAGACCGGCTCAACGGTCCGCGTCAAGCCAGCCGAAGGGCAGGAGCTCCTCCTGAAGATCGTCGTGACGCCTCACGAGCGGTTAACCCGCGTGGACGACGACCTGTACACGGATGTCAGCGTGCCCATGGAGGACGCCATACTGGGCGGCGAGGCGGAAGTGCAGACGCTCAAAAGCAAGGTCCGCTTAAAGGTGCCGCCCTACAGCCAGAACGGCCAGAAAGTGCGCCTGTCCGGGCTTGGCATGCCAAAGCTGGGCGAACCTGGGACAAAGGGCGACCTGTATGTTATCGTACGTCCGGTGATGCCAAGGTCCCTCAGCCCGGAAGAGCTGGATACCGTTCGCAGGCTCAAGGAGCTGAGGTCGAAGCGCGGATAA
- a CDS encoding Gfo/Idh/MocA family oxidoreductase: MGALGIGIVGTGQRGMGFFAPYIKNNPHQAHLKAVADIDEVRLKSAVDDLERTDLRQYNGVEGLLRDPEVEAVVITTPDSTHREVLEKVLKAGKHAICEKPMATSIDDAVAMTRMAMRTDKIVQIGFMLRYAPFFVKLKELIAAGVIGELLQVNATEIVEYRHGASYFRRWHRFKSYSGGLLVHKACHTLDVINWIVDSPPHWVSAVGGIDTFNYKAGAADLCRDCRHLPTCPGAYREGMKNWLYLSRPERNGPKSHSRDLCVYNIEKDSVDNAVMHAEYENGVRLAYSFATTGARHERHVLLVGQAGQIHAGQADGTIVIEPVGGKPETITLPEELRGEHGGGDRPLMESFFSCVASGEKPVADVLAGLYSVSLGVAATQSIDRDGAKIDLRPVFARVGM, encoded by the coding sequence ATGGGTGCGCTGGGCATCGGTATAGTCGGGACCGGGCAGAGGGGGATGGGCTTCTTCGCCCCCTACATCAAGAACAATCCTCACCAGGCGCATCTTAAAGCCGTTGCGGATATCGACGAGGTGCGCCTGAAGAGTGCGGTGGACGACCTGGAGCGGACCGACCTGCGGCAGTATAACGGCGTGGAGGGGCTTCTGCGCGACCCGGAGGTTGAGGCCGTTGTGATAACTACGCCCGACAGCACGCACCGCGAGGTGCTGGAGAAGGTGCTCAAGGCCGGAAAGCACGCGATTTGCGAGAAGCCGATGGCGACGAGCATCGACGACGCAGTCGCCATGACAAGGATGGCGATGCGCACCGACAAAATAGTCCAGATCGGCTTCATGCTCAGGTACGCGCCGTTCTTCGTGAAGCTCAAGGAGCTGATAGCGGCGGGCGTCATAGGAGAGCTGCTACAGGTGAACGCCACGGAGATAGTCGAGTACCGCCATGGCGCGTCTTACTTCCGGCGGTGGCACCGGTTCAAGAGCTACAGCGGCGGACTGCTGGTGCACAAAGCCTGTCACACGTTGGACGTCATCAACTGGATTGTCGACTCTCCTCCGCACTGGGTGAGCGCCGTGGGCGGCATCGACACTTTCAACTACAAAGCCGGCGCTGCCGACCTGTGCCGCGACTGCCGGCACCTGCCCACATGCCCCGGGGCGTACAGGGAGGGGATGAAGAACTGGCTCTACCTCAGCCGCCCGGAGCGCAACGGGCCGAAGTCTCATAGCCGCGACCTGTGTGTGTACAACATCGAGAAGGACTCCGTGGACAACGCTGTGATGCACGCGGAATACGAGAACGGGGTGCGGCTGGCATATTCGTTCGCGACGACCGGTGCGCGGCACGAGCGGCACGTGCTCCTTGTGGGGCAGGCGGGGCAGATCCACGCGGGCCAGGCAGACGGGACGATCGTCATCGAGCCGGTGGGGGGAAAGCCGGAGACAATCACGCTGCCGGAGGAGCTTCGCGGCGAGCATGGGGGAGGGGACAGGCCGCTCATGGAGTCGTTCTTCAGCTGCGTCGCGTCCGGAGAAAAGCCGGTCGCGGATGTGCTCGCGGGCCTGTACAGCGTGTCGCTCGGCGTCGCGGCAACTCAGTCAATAGACAGGGACGGCGCCAAGATCGACCTTCGACCTGTCTTCGCCAGAGTGGGAATGTAG
- a CDS encoding YHS domain-containing protein codes for MKIPLIGKKGPVAIDPVCGMEVNMEKPPGGKFEYKGTTYYFCGPGCNRAFQKEPDSYLSGQKKMKM; via the coding sequence ATGAAGATCCCGCTCATCGGCAAGAAGGGTCCTGTGGCAATCGATCCCGTGTGCGGCATGGAAGTGAACATGGAGAAGCCGCCCGGCGGCAAGTTCGAATACAAGGGGACCACGTACTACTTCTGTGGCCCGGGCTGCAACCGCGCGTTCCAGAAGGAGCCCGATTCGTATCTGTCCGGCCAGAAGAAGATGAAGATGTAA